A window from Herbaspirillum sp. meg3 encodes these proteins:
- a CDS encoding rhodanese-like domain-containing protein, whose translation MKFIVDNIFLIGLVIISGGALLVPFLQQRGSKLTLLQATQLINTGKTLVLDVRDVEQFNAAHLRDARNIPLKDLSQRVGELDKFKGKNVIVVCQSGTQTAKAEGILKKAGFPEVHGLTGGIAAWQAQGLPTASQNSPKVAK comes from the coding sequence GTGAAATTCATCGTAGACAATATTTTCCTGATCGGCCTCGTCATCATTTCCGGTGGCGCGCTGCTCGTTCCCTTCCTGCAACAGCGCGGCAGCAAGCTGACGTTGCTGCAGGCCACACAACTGATCAACACGGGTAAAACCCTGGTTCTGGACGTCCGCGACGTCGAGCAGTTCAACGCCGCGCACCTGCGCGACGCCCGCAATATCCCGCTCAAAGACCTGTCGCAACGCGTCGGCGAGCTGGACAAGTTCAAGGGCAAGAACGTCATCGTCGTCTGCCAGTCGGGTACCCAGACCGCCAAGGCGGAAGGCATCCTGAAAAAAGCCGGCTTCCCGGAAGTACACGGCCTGACCGGCGGTATCGCAGCATGGCAAGCCCAAGGTCTCCCGACCGCCAGCCAAAACAGCCCGAAGGTCGCCAAATGA
- the gpmA gene encoding 2,3-diphosphoglycerate-dependent phosphoglycerate mutase, translating into MYKIVFMRHGESTWNLANRFTGWVDVDLTEKGVAEAKQAGKLLKEAGFTFDLAYTSVLKRAIRTLWTTLDEMDLMYLPVQHDWRLNERHYGALQGLNKAETAAQYGDEQVLVWRRSYDTPPLPLEPTDPRASFNDPRYADLKREQIPLTECLKDTVARVLPAWNDSIAPAIRAGKKIIISAHGNSLRALIKYLDGISDNDIVGLNIPNGQPLVYELDADLKPIKSYYLGDQSAIEAALKAVASQGKSK; encoded by the coding sequence ATGTACAAAATCGTTTTCATGCGCCACGGCGAGTCGACCTGGAATCTTGCCAACCGCTTTACCGGCTGGGTTGACGTCGATCTGACCGAAAAAGGCGTGGCCGAAGCCAAACAGGCCGGCAAGCTGCTCAAAGAAGCCGGTTTCACCTTCGATCTGGCCTACACCTCGGTGCTCAAGCGCGCCATCCGTACGCTGTGGACCACGCTCGACGAAATGGATCTGATGTACCTGCCGGTGCAACACGACTGGCGCCTCAACGAGCGTCACTACGGCGCCCTGCAAGGTCTGAACAAGGCGGAAACCGCCGCCCAGTATGGCGATGAGCAAGTTCTGGTCTGGCGTCGCAGCTACGACACGCCGCCGCTGCCGCTGGAGCCGACCGACCCGCGCGCATCGTTCAACGATCCTCGCTATGCTGATCTGAAGCGCGAGCAAATTCCGCTGACAGAATGCCTCAAAGATACCGTGGCTCGCGTGCTGCCGGCCTGGAACGACTCCATCGCTCCGGCCATCCGTGCCGGCAAGAAAATCATCATCTCGGCCCACGGCAACAGCCTGCGCGCCCTGATCAAGTATCTGGACGGCATCAGCGACAACGACATCGTCGGCCTGAACATCCCCAACGGCCAGCCGCTGGTGTATGAACTGGACGCTGACCTGAAGCCGATCAAGAGCTACTACCTCGGCGACCAGTCCGCCATCGAAGCAGCCCTGAAAGCTGTCGCCAGCCAAGGGAAATCGAAATAA
- a CDS encoding HAD family phosphatase: protein MKKDARSDVDLVLFDCDGTLVDSEVVVADAWSQYVERYGVTLTAQEALQQFRGTSMKLCLARIEELHGAPLPAVFEQELRGVMTEMLSERLQPINGALEMVQALSVPFCLASNAPRAKIELCLKVTGMLSYFAGRIFSAYDVQKWKPDPTLFLHAAASLGVPSHRCAVVEDSLPGIHAGLAAGMTVFALQPEDHILDLPEGVHVIRELAELPGRLHPVA, encoded by the coding sequence TTGAAGAAAGACGCAAGGTCTGATGTCGATCTGGTGCTGTTCGATTGCGATGGCACGCTGGTCGACAGTGAAGTAGTGGTTGCCGATGCCTGGTCGCAATACGTGGAACGCTACGGCGTTACCCTGACCGCCCAGGAGGCCTTGCAGCAATTTCGTGGCACCAGCATGAAACTCTGCCTGGCGCGCATCGAAGAATTGCATGGCGCGCCGTTGCCGGCCGTATTCGAACAAGAGTTGCGTGGCGTCATGACCGAGATGTTGAGCGAGCGTCTGCAGCCCATCAATGGCGCTTTGGAGATGGTGCAAGCGCTGTCGGTACCGTTTTGCCTGGCCTCCAACGCACCGCGGGCCAAGATTGAATTGTGTCTGAAGGTCACCGGCATGTTGTCGTATTTTGCCGGCCGCATTTTCAGCGCCTACGATGTCCAGAAATGGAAACCAGATCCCACCTTGTTTCTTCACGCGGCAGCCAGTCTGGGCGTGCCGTCGCATCGCTGCGCGGTCGTTGAAGACAGCCTGCCGGGCATCCACGCGGGGCTTGCCGCCGGCATGACCGTGTTTGCGTTGCAGCCGGAAGATCATATTCTGGACTTGCCGGAAGGCGTGCACGTCATTCGCGAACTGGCCGAATTGCCCGGACGCTTGCATCCCGTAGCCTGA
- the grxC gene encoding glutaredoxin 3, whose product MTARVVMYSTAVCPYCMMAERLLKSKGIEDIEKIRVDLDPQQRDIMMQKTGRRTVPQIYIGDTHVGGFDDLSALDRAGGLDPLLQA is encoded by the coding sequence ATGACAGCCCGCGTCGTCATGTACAGCACTGCCGTCTGCCCGTATTGCATGATGGCTGAGCGGCTGCTCAAGAGCAAAGGTATCGAAGACATCGAAAAGATCCGTGTCGATCTCGATCCCCAGCAACGCGACATCATGATGCAAAAAACCGGTCGCCGCACCGTGCCGCAGATTTATATCGGCGACACCCACGTCGGCGGCTTCGACGATCTGAGTGCACTGGACCGTGCGGGCGGACTCGATCCCCTGCTGCAAGCCTGA
- a CDS encoding cytochrome c codes for MNRAFSPLLKSLFIAVLAVSSTAFAAEEKKPEPVAKVDPAKGEALYTNGDTARNITACVSCHGAAGNSTITANPRLAGQHTAYIIKQLTDFRSAGRNNPIMSPLAKALSDEDVKNIAAYLNAQAPKPGAAKNKDTLDLGKQIWRGGIASKNVPACAGCHSPNGAGIPAQYPRLAGQHQDYTMTELTNFRGGTRTNSPQMTTIAERLSDKEIKAVADYIAGLK; via the coding sequence ATGAATCGTGCCTTTTCACCATTGTTGAAATCCTTGTTTATTGCAGTGCTGGCGGTGTCTTCCACAGCATTTGCAGCCGAAGAAAAGAAACCAGAGCCCGTCGCCAAGGTTGATCCGGCCAAAGGTGAGGCGCTTTACACTAACGGCGATACCGCTAGAAACATCACCGCTTGCGTGTCCTGTCATGGCGCTGCAGGCAATTCCACGATTACCGCCAATCCGCGTCTGGCCGGCCAGCATACTGCTTATATCATCAAGCAGCTGACCGACTTCCGTTCGGCCGGTCGCAACAATCCCATCATGTCGCCGCTGGCCAAGGCCTTGTCGGATGAAGACGTGAAGAACATCGCCGCCTACCTCAATGCGCAGGCGCCGAAACCGGGTGCGGCCAAGAACAAAGACACGCTGGATCTGGGCAAACAAATCTGGCGCGGCGGCATCGCTTCCAAGAATGTACCTGCCTGCGCAGGCTGCCACAGCCCGAACGGCGCCGGCATCCCGGCACAATATCCGCGTCTGGCTGGTCAGCATCAGGATTACACGATGACCGAGCTGACCAATTTCCGTGGCGGCACCCGCACCAACAGCCCGCAAATGACAACCATTGCGGAACGTTTGTCGGATAAAGAAATCAAGGCGGTAGCAGACTACATCGCCGGTTTGAAGTAA
- a CDS encoding SH3 domain-containing protein, giving the protein MKFSSLVLSALVLSSAAAVPAYALDFKSVGAAPAILYDAPSEKGRRVSIAPRGMPVEVVLTYGDWSKVRDASGALSWVQSKALAAKRNVVVSAPNAKIHAAADEASATVFSADKNVLLELTDPTPVSGWVKVKHRDGQSGFVKTAEVWGD; this is encoded by the coding sequence ATGAAATTTTCCTCTCTCGTTCTATCCGCTCTCGTACTTAGCTCGGCTGCCGCCGTTCCTGCTTATGCGCTCGACTTCAAATCGGTCGGCGCCGCGCCGGCGATTCTGTACGACGCCCCATCCGAAAAAGGCCGCCGCGTCTCGATCGCGCCACGCGGCATGCCGGTAGAAGTCGTACTGACCTATGGCGACTGGAGCAAGGTACGCGATGCCTCCGGCGCGCTGTCGTGGGTACAGTCGAAGGCTTTGGCAGCCAAGCGCAACGTCGTTGTCAGCGCACCCAATGCCAAGATTCACGCCGCCGCCGATGAGGCCAGCGCGACCGTGTTCAGCGCCGACAAAAACGTATTGCTGGAACTGACGGATCCGACACCGGTCTCTGGTTGGGTCAAGGTCAAACACCGTGACGGCCAGAGCGGCTTCGTCAAGACTGCAGAGGTATGGGGGGATTGA
- a CDS encoding murein hydrolase activator EnvC yields the protein MLRQHVRQQILKHIQQPSQRRPASALSVAVAAVFLSAALWQPGASAQQVTERTRQKQAAEKERADLQQKLANLKRDIDKTETAKGNAADSLAESELAISKANRSLRELTQEQAATEAKLGVLVKQQSELSGVVNVQQAQLSKLLREQYVAGNEDRIKLLLSGDNPNRINRELQYMGYISQAQARLIETLRVNLQAIKDNKAATQNAKFELEEIAQEENEQKKLLEKEKAKRSSLLAQLSTKLTSQRKEVGNLQRDEQRLSGLVDKLAQIIEEQKKAEAAAREKRRQEQLAKAKAEHDKRVAQQAKAAPGTKSKPAPSDAIDDDEAPQSLGRNDATPSPEENFGKPFASLRGQLRLPVRGDLLAKFGGKRGDGPSWKGLFIRAPEGTEVKAVAAGRVVYADWLRGFGNLIIVDHGNQYMTIYGNNQSVLKRAGDLVKTGDVIASAGNSGGNEQSGLYFEMRHQGRAFDPLGWVTTR from the coding sequence ATGCTCAGGCAACACGTCAGGCAGCAAATCCTGAAGCACATTCAGCAGCCATCGCAGCGACGGCCGGCGAGCGCACTCTCGGTCGCCGTGGCTGCGGTTTTCCTGTCGGCGGCGTTGTGGCAGCCCGGCGCTTCGGCGCAACAGGTCACCGAGCGTACCCGGCAAAAGCAGGCGGCGGAAAAAGAGCGCGCCGATCTGCAGCAAAAACTGGCCAATCTCAAGCGTGACATCGACAAGACCGAAACCGCCAAGGGCAACGCGGCCGATTCGCTGGCGGAGTCGGAGCTGGCCATCTCCAAGGCGAATCGATCGTTGCGTGAGCTGACGCAGGAGCAAGCCGCCACAGAAGCCAAACTCGGCGTGCTGGTCAAGCAGCAGTCGGAGCTGTCCGGCGTCGTCAACGTCCAGCAGGCGCAGTTGTCGAAGCTGCTGCGCGAGCAATACGTGGCCGGCAACGAGGATCGCATCAAGTTGCTGCTCTCGGGCGACAATCCCAATCGCATCAACCGCGAATTGCAGTACATGGGCTACATTTCGCAGGCGCAGGCGCGTCTGATCGAAACCTTGCGCGTGAACCTGCAGGCGATCAAGGACAACAAGGCAGCGACCCAAAACGCCAAGTTCGAACTGGAAGAAATCGCCCAGGAAGAAAACGAACAAAAGAAGTTGCTGGAGAAAGAAAAGGCCAAGCGCAGCAGTTTGCTGGCCCAGTTGTCGACCAAACTCACCTCGCAGCGCAAGGAAGTCGGCAATCTCCAGCGCGACGAGCAGCGCCTGTCAGGCCTGGTCGACAAGCTGGCGCAGATCATCGAAGAGCAAAAGAAGGCCGAAGCAGCCGCACGCGAAAAACGTCGTCAGGAGCAATTGGCCAAAGCCAAGGCTGAACATGACAAGCGCGTCGCCCAGCAAGCGAAGGCCGCGCCGGGAACCAAGAGCAAGCCTGCGCCGTCCGACGCAATTGATGACGACGAAGCACCGCAATCACTGGGCAGAAACGACGCGACGCCGTCGCCGGAAGAAAATTTTGGTAAACCTTTCGCCAGCCTGCGCGGCCAGCTGCGTCTGCCGGTGCGCGGCGACCTGCTCGCCAAGTTCGGCGGCAAGCGCGGCGACGGACCAAGCTGGAAGGGGCTCTTCATCCGAGCTCCGGAAGGAACGGAAGTCAAGGCTGTGGCGGCGGGGCGGGTGGTCTATGCGGATTGGTTGCGCGGTTTCGGCAACCTGATCATCGTCGATCACGGCAATCAGTACATGACCATTTATGGCAATAATCAGTCCGTCTTGAAACGGGCAGGGGATCTCGTCAAAACCGGGGATGTCATCGCCAGCGCAGGTAATAGCGGCGGCAATGAGCAATCGGGTTTATACTTTGAAATGCGGCATCAGGGCCGCGCTTTCGACCCACTCGGCTGGGTAACTACTAGGTGA
- a CDS encoding NAD(P)H-dependent glycerol-3-phosphate dehydrogenase: MNISILGAGAWGTALAINLVQRHQVVLWGRNTKAMQDAAAQRENMDYLRGFHLPESLKVTADFDLAVDHVTQSPADSLLIVASSVSGLRALAETLRDRNIPNIVWLCKGLEEQTRLLPHQIVREVLGDSIPAGALSGPSFAQEVARGLPCALTIASNDKALCERVVAAVHGGNLRVYSSDDLIGVEIGGAVKNILAIATGAADGLQLGLNARAALITRGLAEISRLGIALGGRAETFMGLSGVGDLILTCTGDLSRNRRVGLGLAQGKKLETIVAELGHVAEGVRCAQAVRSLAQELNIDMPITNAVAGALFDGISVQEMVAQLLSRDPREEN, translated from the coding sequence ATGAACATTTCGATACTCGGCGCCGGCGCCTGGGGTACAGCACTGGCCATCAATCTGGTGCAACGTCACCAGGTCGTCCTGTGGGGCCGCAACACCAAGGCCATGCAAGACGCGGCAGCACAGCGCGAAAACATGGACTACCTGCGCGGCTTTCACCTGCCGGAGTCGCTCAAGGTCACGGCGGATTTCGATCTTGCGGTCGATCACGTCACACAAAGCCCCGCCGACAGCCTGCTGATCGTTGCGTCATCGGTCTCCGGCCTGCGTGCCTTGGCAGAAACCTTGCGCGACCGCAACATCCCCAACATCGTCTGGCTCTGCAAGGGCCTGGAAGAACAAACCCGCCTGCTGCCGCATCAGATCGTGCGTGAAGTCCTGGGTGACAGCATTCCTGCGGGTGCCTTGTCGGGTCCGTCGTTCGCGCAGGAAGTGGCGCGTGGCCTGCCCTGCGCACTGACGATCGCCAGCAACGACAAGGCCTTGTGCGAGCGCGTCGTCGCTGCGGTGCATGGCGGCAATCTGCGCGTGTATTCGAGTGACGATTTGATTGGCGTGGAAATCGGTGGCGCAGTGAAAAACATTCTCGCCATCGCCACCGGCGCCGCCGACGGCCTGCAACTGGGTCTGAATGCGCGCGCGGCCCTGATTACGCGCGGCCTGGCGGAAATCAGCCGTCTCGGCATTGCGCTCGGCGGACGTGCGGAAACCTTCATGGGCTTGTCCGGCGTAGGCGACCTCATCCTCACATGCACCGGCGATCTGTCGCGCAATCGCCGTGTCGGATTAGGACTGGCGCAAGGGAAAAAACTGGAGACGATCGTTGCCGAACTCGGTCATGTGGCCGAAGGCGTGCGTTGTGCGCAAGCCGTGCGCTCGCTGGCGCAGGAATTGAATATCGACATGCCGATCACCAATGCAGTGGCCGGCGCCTTGTTCGATGGCATTTCCGTACAGGAAATGGTTGCGCAATTGCTGTCGCGCGATCCGCGCGAAGAAAACTGA
- the ccsB gene encoding c-type cytochrome biogenesis protein CcsB — MELSQTHAYSQDIGFFKRLSVLDWIYAAALVAASLFALNRYGNHMDYYEKAVLVLAAPTFAWLGWHWKQVRWLMALLAVLALSAIAMYGGNLELADKKFFLKYFLSSQSAILWMSALFVLSTLFYWIGLIGRSPVGSAIGSKLCWAAVVLGFTGMLVRWYESYLIGADIGHIPISNLYEVFILFCMITALFYLYYEERYETRQLGAFVLLVITAAVGFLFWYTMSRDAAEIQPLVPALQSWWMKIHVPANFIGYGTFALSAMVAVAYLLKSKGYLADRLPSLEVLDDVMYKAIAVGFAFFTIATILGALWAAEAWGGYWSWDPKETWALIVWLNYAAWLHMRLMKGLRGPFAAWWALVGLLVTTFAFLGVNMFLSGLHSYGEL; from the coding sequence ATGGAATTGAGCCAAACCCACGCTTACTCGCAGGATATCGGCTTTTTTAAACGTCTCAGCGTGCTGGACTGGATCTACGCAGCTGCGCTGGTTGCGGCGTCGCTGTTTGCGCTGAATCGCTACGGCAACCATATGGACTACTACGAGAAGGCAGTCCTGGTCCTGGCGGCCCCCACTTTTGCCTGGCTTGGCTGGCACTGGAAACAGGTGCGTTGGCTGATGGCCTTGCTGGCGGTACTGGCCTTATCGGCCATCGCGATGTACGGCGGCAATCTGGAACTCGCCGATAAGAAATTCTTCCTCAAATATTTCCTTTCCAGCCAGTCCGCGATCCTGTGGATGAGCGCCTTGTTCGTGCTGTCGACCTTGTTTTACTGGATCGGCCTGATAGGCCGTTCGCCGGTCGGCTCCGCGATCGGCTCCAAGCTGTGCTGGGCGGCGGTGGTGCTGGGCTTTACCGGCATGCTGGTGCGCTGGTACGAGTCTTATCTGATCGGCGCCGATATCGGCCATATCCCGATTTCCAATCTGTACGAAGTATTCATTCTGTTTTGCATGATCACGGCGCTGTTCTATCTGTATTACGAAGAGCGCTATGAAACCCGTCAGTTGGGTGCTTTTGTGCTGCTGGTGATCACGGCGGCGGTCGGATTCCTGTTCTGGTACACCATGTCGCGCGATGCGGCTGAGATTCAGCCGTTGGTGCCTGCCCTGCAGAGCTGGTGGATGAAGATCCACGTGCCGGCCAATTTCATCGGCTACGGCACGTTCGCTTTGTCGGCCATGGTCGCGGTGGCCTATTTGCTCAAATCCAAGGGCTATCTGGCAGATCGCCTGCCGTCGCTGGAAGTGCTCGACGATGTCATGTACAAAGCCATCGCCGTCGGCTTCGCTTTCTTCACGATCGCCACTATCCTCGGGGCATTGTGGGCGGCGGAAGCCTGGGGCGGCTATTGGTCCTGGGATCCGAAGGAAACCTGGGCGCTGATCGTCTGGCTCAACTACGCGGCGTGGCTGCACATGCGCCTGATGAAAGGCCTGCGTGGGCCTTTCGCTGCCTGGTGGGCGCTGGTGGGCTTGCTGGTGACCACGTTTGCTTTCCTTGGCGTCAATATGTTCTTGTCGGGCCTGCATTCCTACGGCGAACTTTAA
- a CDS encoding sulfite oxidase heme-binding subunit YedZ translates to MNIIHAIRKLTSRQVDILKAVLFAASLLPFLRLAVFVFLDKLGANPIEFITRNTGDWTLYFLCITLAITPLRRLTGWNWLIRLRRMFGLFSFFYVALHFMTFFWFDHFFDVEEMWKDVIKRPFITVGFIAFVLLIPLAVTSTNGMVRRLGGKRWQWLHRLMYLILPLGILHFWWMKAGKNLLAQPILFATIVSILLLLRMFYKFRSQKAM, encoded by the coding sequence ATGAATATCATTCACGCCATCCGCAAACTGACGAGCCGGCAAGTCGACATTCTCAAAGCCGTGTTGTTTGCAGCGTCGCTATTACCGTTCTTGCGTCTGGCTGTGTTTGTCTTCCTCGACAAGCTTGGCGCCAACCCCATCGAGTTCATCACACGCAACACCGGCGACTGGACGCTGTATTTCCTCTGCATCACGCTGGCGATCACACCGTTGCGCCGGCTGACCGGCTGGAACTGGCTGATCCGCTTGCGCCGGATGTTCGGGCTGTTTTCCTTTTTTTATGTCGCGCTGCATTTCATGACGTTTTTCTGGTTCGATCATTTCTTCGACGTTGAGGAAATGTGGAAGGACGTGATCAAGCGGCCTTTCATCACTGTCGGGTTCATTGCTTTTGTGTTGCTGATCCCGTTGGCCGTGACCAGCACCAACGGCATGGTGCGCAGACTGGGCGGCAAACGCTGGCAATGGCTGCATCGCTTGATGTATCTGATCTTGCCGCTGGGCATCTTACATTTCTGGTGGATGAAGGCAGGAAAGAACTTGCTGGCCCAGCCGATACTTTTTGCAACAATTGTTTCCATCTTGCTGCTACTGCGTATGTTCTATAAATTCAGGTCGCAGAAAGCTATGTAA
- the secB gene encoding protein-export chaperone SecB → MAEENQQAEQQPVFQIQRVYLKDLSLEQPNSPAIFLEQDAPAIEVSVDVGAEALADGIFESTVTITVTAKVKDKVAFLVEGKQAGIFEVRNVPAEQLDPLLGIGCPNIIYPYLRANIADVITRAGFPPIHLAEINFEVFYQQRLQALAEQQTDGTLVTGSTTVN, encoded by the coding sequence ATGGCGGAAGAGAACCAACAAGCTGAACAGCAACCTGTATTCCAGATTCAACGCGTCTACCTGAAAGACCTGTCGCTGGAGCAACCGAATTCACCGGCGATTTTCCTGGAACAGGATGCACCGGCAATCGAAGTGTCGGTCGACGTCGGCGCCGAAGCGCTGGCTGACGGCATTTTCGAATCCACCGTCACCATCACCGTGACTGCCAAGGTCAAGGACAAGGTCGCTTTTCTGGTCGAAGGCAAGCAAGCCGGCATCTTTGAAGTACGCAACGTTCCTGCCGAGCAACTGGATCCGCTGCTGGGCATCGGTTGCCCGAACATCATCTATCCCTACCTGCGCGCCAACATCGCCGACGTGATCACACGCGCCGGTTTCCCGCCGATTCATCTGGCTGAAATCAATTTCGAAGTGTTCTATCAGCAACGCCTGCAAGCGCTGGCCGAGCAACAAACCGATGGCACACTGGTCACCGGTTCGACGACCGTCAACTGA
- a CDS encoding cytochrome c biogenesis protein ResB, whose protein sequence is MTGSTAGIQLKTRQRWLADFVELFSSMRFAISLLTLIAIASIIGTVLKQNEPMPNYVNQFGPFWFEVFNKVGLYAVYSAWWFLLIMGFLVLSTSLCIARNGPKMLKDVKSWRENVREQSLQNFHHKAEWTVATPVAALAQQLAQRIGANGYKVKLVEKEGATLIAAKKGAANKWGYIFAHSAIVIICVGGLLDSDLPIRFQQWFYGKTPFAGNGVISQIPAEHRLGLGNPTFRGNTLIPEGASSSTAIIPQQNGVMIQDLPFTIHLKRFVIDYYSTGMPKLFASDVIVRDNATGKDFSATIKVNEPLIYNGVAVYQSSFEDGGSKLRLTGHAMSGAEDKSFQIAGEVNGSTPLASAEKGKDSDYTVEWTGFRPFNVENMSNSASQDVRSVNKNVNKSFAAGFDKHLGSGAKNANNKDLKNVGPSVQYKLRDKTGQAREFLNYMMSVQVDGAYVFLAGVRDMPDEPFRYLRIPADENDSVNEWMRLRAALANPALREEAAMRYARQAMKGTSNNSEQLREQVQQSALRGLSIFAGDGKESGYIAVSRFIEKIPAAEQEKAADIFMKILNGSMWELWQVAREKAGQPSMATDEKHARFLQLAINAMADAGFYHAPVYLQLSSFDEVKASVFQVTRSPGKKVVYLGCLFLVLGVFSMLYIRERRLWVWIRPQENDAGGSHALMAMSTQRKTLDFEKEFELLKAKLGQTA, encoded by the coding sequence ATGACAGGCAGTACCGCAGGCATACAACTGAAAACCCGGCAGCGATGGCTTGCCGACTTCGTCGAACTGTTTTCTTCCATGCGCTTTGCGATCAGCCTGCTGACGCTGATCGCCATCGCCTCCATCATCGGCACCGTGCTCAAGCAGAACGAACCGATGCCGAACTACGTCAACCAGTTCGGGCCGTTCTGGTTCGAAGTATTCAACAAGGTGGGTTTGTATGCGGTGTATTCAGCCTGGTGGTTCCTGCTGATCATGGGATTTTTGGTGCTGTCGACCTCGCTGTGTATTGCGCGCAATGGCCCCAAGATGCTCAAGGATGTCAAAAGCTGGCGCGAAAACGTGCGCGAGCAATCGCTGCAGAATTTCCACCACAAGGCAGAATGGACTGTCGCCACGCCGGTCGCCGCGCTGGCGCAGCAACTGGCGCAACGCATCGGCGCCAACGGCTATAAGGTCAAACTGGTAGAGAAAGAAGGGGCGACGCTGATCGCCGCCAAGAAAGGCGCCGCCAACAAATGGGGCTATATCTTTGCGCATAGCGCCATCGTCATTATTTGCGTCGGCGGTTTGCTCGATTCCGACTTGCCGATTCGCTTCCAGCAATGGTTTTACGGCAAGACGCCGTTCGCCGGCAATGGCGTGATTTCGCAGATCCCGGCAGAACATCGTCTGGGACTGGGCAATCCGACCTTCCGCGGCAATACGCTCATTCCGGAAGGCGCCAGCAGCAGTACCGCGATTATTCCGCAGCAGAATGGTGTGATGATTCAAGACTTGCCCTTCACGATCCATCTCAAACGTTTCGTCATCGATTACTACTCGACCGGCATGCCGAAGCTGTTCGCCAGTGATGTGATCGTGCGCGACAACGCTACCGGCAAAGATTTTTCTGCCACAATCAAGGTCAACGAGCCGTTGATTTATAACGGGGTCGCGGTCTATCAATCCAGCTTTGAAGACGGTGGCAGCAAGCTGCGTCTGACCGGGCACGCCATGAGCGGCGCTGAAGACAAATCGTTCCAGATCGCCGGCGAGGTCAACGGCAGCACGCCGCTGGCCTCTGCTGAAAAAGGAAAGGACAGCGACTACACCGTTGAATGGACAGGTTTCCGTCCCTTCAACGTTGAAAACATGAGCAACAGCGCCAGCCAGGATGTGCGCAGCGTCAATAAAAACGTCAACAAGAGCTTTGCCGCAGGATTCGACAAACATCTCGGTTCCGGCGCCAAGAACGCCAACAACAAGGATCTGAAGAATGTCGGGCCGAGCGTGCAATATAAATTGCGCGACAAGACCGGTCAGGCGCGCGAGTTCCTCAATTACATGATGTCGGTGCAGGTCGATGGTGCCTACGTTTTCCTGGCGGGTGTGCGCGATATGCCGGATGAGCCGTTCCGTTATCTGCGTATCCCGGCCGACGAGAACGACAGCGTCAATGAATGGATGCGCCTGCGCGCTGCGCTGGCGAACCCGGCGCTGCGTGAAGAAGCCGCGATGCGATATGCACGCCAGGCAATGAAAGGCACCAGCAACAACTCCGAGCAATTGCGCGAACAGGTGCAGCAGTCGGCCTTGCGTGGCCTGAGCATTTTTGCCGGTGACGGCAAGGAGTCGGGTTATATCGCCGTGTCGCGATTCATTGAAAAGATCCCGGCTGCGGAGCAGGAGAAAGCCGCCGATATTTTCATGAAAATCCTCAACGGCAGCATGTGGGAGCTGTGGCAAGTGGCGCGTGAGAAAGCCGGTCAGCCGTCGATGGCGACCGATGAAAAGCATGCGCGCTTTCTGCAACTGGCGATCAATGCCATGGCCGACGCCGGTTTTTACCACGCGCCGGTCTATCTGCAGCTGAGCAGTTTTGATGAGGTCAAGGCCTCGGTGTTTCAGGTAACGCGCTCGCCTGGCAAGAAAGTGGTGTATCTCGGCTGCCTGTTCCTGGTGCTGGGCGTGTTCTCGATGCTGTACATCCGGGAGCGCCGCCTCTGGGTGTGGATTCGTCCTCAGGAGAACGATGCAGGCGGTTCGCATGCGCTGATGGCGATGAGCACACAACGCAAGACGCTGGATTTCGAGAAGGAATTCGAATTACTCAAAGCGAAACTGGGCCAAACGGCGTAA